A single genomic interval of Cellvibrio sp. PSBB023 harbors:
- a CDS encoding flagellar hook assembly protein FlgD, with amino-acid sequence MSTVGSSTSSSSVTDNLSITKKQEANKTTNELGQAAFLELMITQMNNQNPLSPQDNTEFVAQLAQFSSVEGLERLNKSFNSFMSNNALQASSLVGRSVSVESDKSTLVSGGIVAGSTELTYPAKDMTMRIYDNAGALIQTIPVGEVPAGETVFRWDGQNLEVNGKLLDWEAGDDAAITGQYKFEITATQNGKAETLNTSLSANVNSVTIGENGKLILNLAGIGAVEADKVKQFN; translated from the coding sequence ATGTCAACTGTAGGTAGTTCAACCAGCAGCTCCAGCGTTACCGACAACCTGAGCATTACCAAAAAGCAGGAAGCCAATAAGACCACCAATGAATTGGGGCAGGCTGCATTTTTGGAATTGATGATCACGCAGATGAACAATCAAAACCCACTGAGTCCGCAGGACAATACCGAGTTTGTAGCGCAATTGGCGCAGTTCAGTTCGGTTGAAGGGTTGGAGCGTTTGAATAAAAGTTTTAACAGTTTTATGTCAAACAATGCGCTTCAGGCGTCCTCCCTTGTCGGGCGCAGTGTCAGCGTAGAGTCAGACAAAAGTACCTTGGTCTCTGGAGGCATAGTCGCGGGTAGTACAGAGCTTACCTACCCGGCAAAAGACATGACCATGAGAATTTACGACAATGCTGGTGCCTTGATACAAACAATTCCTGTGGGCGAAGTGCCAGCCGGTGAGACGGTATTCCGTTGGGATGGCCAAAACCTTGAAGTGAATGGCAAGTTGTTGGATTGGGAGGCGGGCGATGATGCGGCAATCACGGGCCAATACAAGTTTGAAATTACCGCCACTCAAAATGGTAAAGCTGAAACCTTGAATACCTCGCTCAGTGCGAATGTGAATAGTGTAACCATTGGTGAGAATGGCAAATTAATTCTGAATCTTGCCGGTATTGGCGCAGTAGAAGCCGATAAAGTAAAACAATTTAACTAA